Proteins encoded together in one Papaver somniferum cultivar HN1 unplaced genomic scaffold, ASM357369v1 unplaced-scaffold_117, whole genome shotgun sequence window:
- the LOC113330097 gene encoding F-box protein At3g07870-like, translating into MFRGRNYDVVRRDALSDEKEQAVIDDLERKVKALTLQLAEMHHQQEPHHGPSLQRLEEVTDTAADRYEDFIVCNPITREYVFLQRYDGALDAKRSNLKFGFGYLHSTNEYKVVRIDCNRKTIHVYALGSGVGWRIIKDEFLYIFEGLSIFANGAIHWLESLKVWENKIVAFDLTDEKFKSVPSPTWEDYYDIRNLALLGGNLYVVFYYTRGYQGSLDIWALKKAVNGTKVLFPTVVAGQEYYDNMWSWNKEFSIPYESTESYKPFAVTESNEVLLWITKYTSDKSEPIYIYCYDPNNSTLNISSSAYYRNTWGSFPQVFPHMNALVSLKEIGE; encoded by the exons ATGTTTCGAGGAAGAAATTATGATGTTGTTCGAAGAGACGCTCTCAGCGATGAGAAAGAGCAAGCGGTAATAGATGATCTAGAACGGAAGGTTAAGGCGCTCACCCTCCAATTGGCTGAAATGCATCATCAACAAGAGCCCCATCATGGTCCTAGCCTACAGCGATTGGAGGAAGTGACCG ACACAGCAGCAGATCGCTATGAGGACTTCATTGTTTGCAATCCTATAACCAGGGAATACGTTTTTCTACAAAGATACGACGGAGCACTAGATGCAAAACGGAGTAATCTAAAATTTGGATTTGGTTACCTTCACTCCACCAATGAGTATAAGGTTGTTAGAATCGATTGCAACAGGAAGACAATCCATGTGTATGCTCTTGGCAGTGGCGTTGGTTGGAGAATCATCAAAGACGAATTCCTTTACATATTTGAGGGTTTAAGTATCTTTGCTAATGGAGCTATTCATTGGTTAGAATCCCTCAAAGTATGGGAGAATAAGATTGTTGCTTTCGATTTGACTGATGAGAAGTTTAAATCCGTCCCATCACCTACTTGGGAGGATTATTATGATATTAGAAATCTCGCACTGTTAGGAGGAAATCTGTATGTTGTTTTTTACTATACCCGTGGTTATCAAGGCAGCTTAGATATATGGGCACTCAAGAAAGCGGTGAATGGTACAAAAGTACTCTTTCCCACAGTTGTTGCCGGACAAGAGTATTACGACAATATGTGGAGTTGGAATAAGGAGTTTAGTATACCATACGAATCCACAGAGTCGTACAAGCCATTCGCAGTTACAGAGAGCAATGAAGTTCTTCTATGGATCACAAAATATACATCCGATAAGTCAGAACCCATCTACATCTACTGCTATGACCCTAACAATTCTACTCTAAACATATCTTCCAGTGCCTACTACCGCAATACTTGGGGTTCATTCCCCCAAGTATTTCCTCATATGAACGCACTTGTTTCTTTGAAAGAGATAGGAGAATGA
- the LOC113330096 gene encoding F-box protein At3g07870-like, translated as MQTRVCKTWGTVIRKSKVGLLFQFRGKLQNLFYADRIRHEIDLEKYDTGETLTNRLDNSKERLNIQSLVFNQYIVGSCNGLVCFLSQNTAEDHYEDFIICNPITGEYVFLQRHDGTLDGKRSDLKFGFGYLHSTNEYMVVRIDCKRKTIHVYTLGTGVGWRIIKDEFLYIFEGVSIFANGAIHWLESMKVWENKIVAFDSADEKFKSVPSPTWEYY; from the coding sequence ATGCAGACGAGGGTATGCAAAACTTGGGGAACGGTCATCCGTAAAAGTAAAGTCGGTCTGCTTTTCCAGTTTCGAGGAAAACTACAGAACCTCTTCTATGCTGATCGTATTCGTCATGAAATTGATCTAGAGAAGTATGACACCGGTGAGACACTAACAAACCGTTTAGACAACTCAAAAGAAAGATTAAATATACAATCACTTGTATTCAACCAATACATTGTTGGTTCATGCAATGGTTTAGTTTGTTTTCTGTCACAAAACACAGCAGAAGATCACTATGAGGACTTTATTATTTGTAATCCTATAACCGGTGAATACGTTTTTTTACAAAGACACGACGGAACACTAGATGGGAAACGGAGTGATCTAAAATTTGGATTTGGTTACCTTCACTCCACCAATGAGTATATGGTTGTAAGAATCGATTGCAAAAGGAAGACAATACATGTGTATACTCTTGGCACTGGCGTTGGTTGGAGAATCATCAAAGACGAATTCCTTTACATATTTGAGGGTGTAAGTATCTTTGCTAATGGAGCTATTCATTGGTTAGAATCCATGAAAGTATGGGAGAATAAGATTGTGGCTTTCGATTCGGCTGATGAGAAGTTTAAATCCGTCCCATCACCAACTTGGGAGTATTATTAA